One genomic window of Malaciobacter molluscorum LMG 25693 includes the following:
- a CDS encoding AzlC family ABC transporter permease — MKNNLKNGFISNLPISISVLIYGVVLGVICTSKSITFIQLALMNIFIFAGSSQFVIVDMINNPINISIVVGSALLINLRYFLITASLNDLFVRSSINKKLFIVHFVTDESWAVTLNKKKENENINIYFLLGGGFCIFVSWFIGTSIGYYFGALISNPKLYGLDFAFLALFISIVASMYKKRSDLIVYCTTAIIAVILEKTISNMSYIIFSSLIGCYIYIFINKREKYE; from the coding sequence ATGAAAAATAATTTAAAAAATGGCTTTATATCAAATTTACCAATAAGTATTAGTGTTTTAATATACGGTGTTGTTCTAGGTGTAATATGTACATCTAAAAGTATAACTTTTATACAATTAGCATTAATGAATATATTTATATTTGCGGGATCTTCTCAATTTGTAATTGTTGATATGATAAATAATCCAATAAATATATCAATTGTAGTAGGTAGTGCACTACTTATTAATCTTCGATATTTCTTAATTACTGCATCATTGAATGATCTTTTTGTACGTTCGTCTATAAATAAAAAACTTTTTATTGTTCATTTTGTTACTGATGAATCATGGGCAGTTACATTAAATAAAAAAAAAGAAAATGAAAATATTAATATTTATTTTTTACTTGGTGGAGGATTTTGTATATTTGTTAGTTGGTTTATAGGAACAAGTATTGGTTATTATTTTGGAGCATTAATATCTAATCCTAAATTATATGGATTAGATTTTGCTTTTTTAGCTTTATTTATTTCTATTGTAGCAAGTATGTATAAAAAAAGAAGTGATTTAATTGTATATTGTACAACAGCAATAATTGCAGTAATTTTAGAAAAAACAATATCAAATATGTCTTATATCATATTTTCATCTTTAATTGGCTGTTATATTTATATTTTTATAAATAAAAGAGAAAAATATGAATAA
- a CDS encoding thiazole synthase, whose translation MNNILKIGNYEFNSRLIVGSGKYDSFQTTKDATLASGSELITVAIRRVNITNPNEENLLDYFKETNVKLLPNSAGCFTADEAITTFRLMREATGIDLIKLEVIGDAQKTLYPDVIETIKACEILKKEGFTIMAYTNDDPIIAKRLENAGADAIMPLAAPIGSGLGIQNRYNVAFIKDAVNVPVIVDAGVGCASDAAIAMELGADAVLTNTAIAQAKDPIKMAEAMKYAVIAGRMGYEAGRIPKKPYATASSPVDGLIQF comes from the coding sequence ATGAATAATATTTTAAAAATAGGGAATTATGAATTTAATAGTAGATTAATTGTAGGTTCTGGAAAATATGATAGTTTTCAAACTACTAAAGATGCTACTTTAGCAAGTGGAAGTGAGTTAATTACAGTTGCTATTAGAAGAGTAAATATTACAAACCCTAATGAAGAAAATTTATTAGATTATTTTAAAGAGACAAATGTAAAATTATTACCAAATAGTGCAGGATGTTTTACTGCAGATGAAGCAATTACTACATTTAGACTTATGAGAGAAGCAACTGGTATTGATTTAATTAAATTAGAAGTAATTGGAGATGCTCAAAAAACATTATATCCCGATGTAATTGAAACAATCAAAGCTTGTGAAATCCTAAAAAAAGAGGGGTTTACTATTATGGCATATACAAATGATGATCCAATAATTGCAAAAAGATTAGAAAATGCAGGTGCAGATGCAATAATGCCTTTAGCTGCTCCAATTGGTTCTGGGCTTGGTATTCAAAATAGATATAATGTTGCTTTTATAAAAGATGCTGTAAACGTTCCTGTGATAGTTGATGCAGGTGTTGGATGTGCAAGTGATGCAGCAATTGCTATGGAATTAGGTGCAGATGCAGTTCTTACTAATACAGCAATTGCACAAGCAAAAGATCCAATTAAAATGGCAGAAGCAATGAAATATGCTGTTATAGCAGGAAGAATGGGTTATGAAGCAGGAAGAATTCCTAAAAAACCATATGCAACAGCTAGTTCACCTGTTGATGGATTAATTCAATTTTAG
- the cutA gene encoding divalent-cation tolerance protein CutA codes for MKAIIVQTTTNNIKEAKKIAKILLEKNLAACIHISAVDSLYTWNSEFCEEVEYLLNIKTKKENFKKIKSKIKELHSYDVPEIVSFKIDDLSKDYEKFIEENC; via the coding sequence ATGAAAGCTATTATAGTTCAAACGACTACAAATAACATAAAAGAAGCAAAAAAGATTGCTAAAATTTTACTTGAAAAGAATTTAGCTGCATGCATACATATTTCGGCAGTTGATTCTCTATATACTTGGAATAGTGAATTTTGTGAAGAAGTAGAATACCTTTTAAATATAAAAACTAAAAAAGAAAATTTTAAAAAAATTAAAAGCAAAATCAAAGAATTACATAGCTATGATGTGCCCGAAATTGTAAGCTTCAAGATTGATGATTTAAGTAAAGATTATGAAAAATTTATTGAAGAGAATTGCTAA
- a CDS encoding tRNA pseudouridine(13) synthase TruD, with the protein MIQRLYNIDNKELNFSFSQNEEDFIVEEIPIKFSNKGNFLILKIKKRNLSTWDLITILSRNLNLYENEIGYAGLKDKHATTIQYISIPKKYSKDIKKFKNKRVEILDTFLHNNKLNIGDLISNRFLINLKNVDFITLNKIEKNIKTILKIGMPNYFGFQRFGKDVDINLEKAKDLIENKIFIKDRKLEKMLLSAYQSNYFNAWLVERLKINKNRFELLNGDIFRNKIENKFFTVKKINKTIEEDFILNKIIPTGLLPGNKVFRSILKARQLEEKFDNNDIYEKGYRRDAIIFPKVLNIKYNKETKICNLDFILPKGSYATVFIENIANKNFNF; encoded by the coding sequence ATGATTCAAAGATTATATAATATTGATAACAAAGAATTAAATTTCTCTTTTTCTCAAAATGAAGAAGATTTTATTGTAGAAGAAATACCAATAAAATTTTCAAATAAAGGTAATTTCTTAATTTTAAAAATAAAAAAAAGAAATTTAAGTACTTGGGATTTAATTACTATTTTATCAAGAAATTTAAATTTATATGAAAATGAAATAGGTTATGCAGGATTAAAAGATAAACATGCAACTACTATACAATATATTTCAATTCCTAAAAAATATTCTAAAGATATAAAAAAATTTAAGAATAAAAGAGTTGAAATTTTAGATACTTTTTTGCATAATAATAAATTAAATATTGGAGATTTGATATCTAATAGATTTCTTATAAATTTAAAAAATGTTGATTTTATTACATTAAATAAAATAGAAAAAAATATAAAAACAATTTTAAAAATTGGTATGCCAAATTATTTTGGTTTTCAGCGTTTTGGTAAAGATGTAGATATTAATTTAGAAAAAGCAAAAGATTTAATTGAAAATAAGATTTTTATAAAAGATAGAAAATTAGAAAAAATGTTACTTAGTGCATATCAAAGTAATTATTTTAATGCATGGTTAGTTGAAAGATTAAAAATAAATAAAAATAGATTTGAATTATTAAATGGAGATATATTTAGAAATAAAATAGAAAATAAATTTTTTACAGTAAAAAAAATAAATAAAACAATTGAGGAAGATTTTATATTAAATAAAATTATTCCCACTGGATTACTTCCTGGTAATAAAGTTTTTAGATCAATTCTTAAAGCGAGACAATTAGAAGAAAAATTTGATAATAATGATATATATGAAAAAGGTTATAGAAGAGATGCAATAATCTTTCCAAAAGTATTAAATATAAAATATAATAAAGAAACGAAAATTTGTAATTTAGATTTTATTTTACCAAAAGGTTCTTATGCTACTGTATTTATTGAAAATATAGCAAATAAAAATTTTAATTTTTAA
- a CDS encoding AraC family transcriptional regulator, giving the protein MKNSNIIHNIKFSKPNIQKDIVVYEGHYNNFNHGKHVHEDYTISVIQKGNMSAFLRGFNYKFDKSSIITINPDEIHSCGIIDQKEYKHRSIYIKPQTIIDILKENFSKKQLSFSNSHFNNDFLYNKLSFLTNEDNISLINKLSWECELIDIINHILKINSKANEIIELPAHKILIKKIKDYFNDNFFMQITLDDIVKEFNISKYHFVRLFKKHTFVSPHTYLMLVRVEKAKSFLQNGFSLTETAYMCGFNDQSHLNKRFKTITGLTPGEYKKFFT; this is encoded by the coding sequence ATGAAAAATAGTAACATAATTCATAATATAAAATTTAGTAAACCAAATATACAAAAAGATATTGTAGTATATGAAGGACATTATAATAATTTTAATCATGGCAAACATGTACATGAGGATTATACTATTAGTGTGATCCAAAAAGGTAATATGAGTGCTTTTCTTAGAGGATTTAATTATAAATTTGATAAATCATCTATTATTACAATTAATCCAGATGAAATACACTCTTGTGGCATAATTGATCAAAAAGAGTATAAACACCGATCTATTTATATAAAACCTCAAACAATAATAGATATTTTAAAAGAAAACTTTTCAAAAAAACAATTAAGTTTTTCAAATAGCCACTTTAATAATGATTTTTTATATAACAAATTATCATTTCTAACTAACGAAGATAATATATCTTTAATAAATAAATTATCATGGGAATGTGAATTAATTGATATTATAAATCATATTCTCAAAATAAATTCTAAAGCAAATGAAATTATTGAACTTCCTGCTCATAAAATATTAATAAAAAAAATAAAAGATTATTTTAATGATAATTTTTTTATGCAAATAACACTTGATGATATTGTTAAAGAGTTTAATATTTCAAAATATCATTTTGTTAGATTATTTAAAAAACATACATTTGTTTCTCCACATACTTATTTAATGTTAGTTAGAGTTGAAAAAGCGAAATCTTTTTTACAAAATGGCTTTTCTCTTACAGAAACTGCATATATGTGTGGATTTAATGATCAAAGTCATTTAAATAAAAGATTTAAAACAATTACAGGATTAACACCAGGAGAATATAAAAAATTTTTTACTTAG
- the dksA gene encoding RNA polymerase-binding protein DksA, with amino-acid sequence MPNVKQIEELKNILLDRKKKLLLSISNNRDNIDLLKEQDIRDDLDYAEVISDSFTEGMIVNHHSKELNEIDLALKKMNEGTYGICDMCSVVIPIGRLRAKPFAKYCTECRSVFEKEENKKLK; translated from the coding sequence ATGCCAAACGTAAAACAAATAGAAGAACTAAAAAATATCTTGTTAGATAGAAAGAAGAAATTGTTATTAAGTATTAGTAATAATAGGGATAATATTGATCTATTAAAAGAACAAGATATTAGAGATGATTTGGATTATGCAGAAGTTATATCAGATTCTTTTACTGAAGGTATGATAGTAAATCATCATAGTAAAGAATTAAATGAAATAGATTTAGCTTTAAAGAAGATGAATGAAGGAACATATGGTATTTGTGATATGTGTTCTGTTGTTATACCAATTGGTAGATTAAGAGCAAAACCTTTTGCAAAGTATTGTACTGAATGTAGAAGTGTTTTTGAAAAAGAGGAGAATAAAAAACTTAAATGA
- a CDS encoding NAD(P)H-hydrate dehydratase: protein MKKVFNEVSSLDKKCYEKYLLSEEILMEHAALSLKNEIEKKVKNHNSNILIVCGVGNNGADGITLSRLLQNRYKNIILYLPFGVKSNMAKIQLSRVNTLKIKQIDTIEDIKDIDLVVDCLFGSGLNKPLNNEAKKIIENLNSINAKKISCDIPSGINSEGYIYDIAFKADTTITMGALKISLFSDIAKEYIGKLKVGNLGISDELYEEKTNIYFLEKSDLQLPLRKEINSHKGTFGHACVVIGSKKGAGILASDAAFNFGAGLVTAMVHEEIQMPYYIMQSHNIPENTTAIAMGMGLGLYDKIEIRKILDLKIKKVIDADLFYDEIILDYLDENLVLTPHPKEFCALLKLIGIANIDVNDLQKNRIKYVKEFSNKYPKTTLLLKGANVLISQNQKIYINTFGTTSLSKGGSGDILSGLIVSLLAQGYSCKDSAINASLAHTLVAKKYRYNNYSLTPNDLIKGIKNI, encoded by the coding sequence ATGAAAAAAGTATTTAATGAAGTATCTTCTTTAGATAAAAAGTGTTACGAAAAATATTTGTTAAGTGAAGAAATCTTAATGGAGCATGCTGCTTTATCTTTAAAAAATGAGATAGAAAAAAAAGTTAAAAATCATAATAGTAATATATTAATTGTTTGTGGAGTTGGAAACAATGGTGCAGATGGTATTACTCTTTCAAGATTACTACAAAATAGATATAAAAATATAATCTTATATTTACCTTTTGGTGTAAAATCAAACATGGCAAAAATTCAATTAAGTAGAGTTAATACTTTAAAAATTAAACAAATTGATACAATTGAAGATATAAAAGATATTGATTTAGTTGTTGATTGTCTATTTGGAAGTGGATTAAATAAACCATTAAATAACGAAGCAAAAAAAATAATAGAAAATTTAAATAGTATTAATGCCAAAAAAATTTCATGTGATATTCCTAGTGGAATAAATAGTGAAGGGTATATTTATGATATAGCATTTAAAGCGGATACTACTATTACTATGGGAGCTTTAAAAATCTCACTTTTTTCAGATATTGCAAAAGAGTATATTGGAAAACTAAAAGTTGGAAATTTAGGAATAAGTGATGAATTATATGAAGAAAAAACAAATATTTATTTTTTAGAAAAGTCTGATTTACAATTGCCTTTAAGAAAAGAGATTAATTCTCACAAGGGTACTTTTGGACATGCTTGTGTCGTAATTGGTTCTAAAAAAGGAGCTGGAATACTTGCAAGTGATGCTGCATTTAATTTTGGTGCGGGGTTAGTAACTGCAATGGTTCATGAAGAGATACAAATGCCTTATTATATTATGCAGTCTCATAATATACCTGAAAATACAACAGCTATTGCTATGGGGATGGGTTTAGGACTTTATGATAAAATAGAAATAAGAAAAATATTAGATTTAAAAATAAAAAAAGTAATTGATGCAGATCTATTTTATGATGAAATAATTTTAGATTATTTAGATGAAAATTTGGTTTTAACCCCTCATCCAAAAGAGTTTTGTGCTTTACTCAAATTGATAGGTATTGCAAACATTGATGTTAATGATTTACAAAAAAATAGAATAAAATATGTAAAAGAGTTTTCAAATAAATATCCAAAAACTACTCTTCTTTTAAAAGGTGCAAATGTACTTATAAGTCAAAATCAAAAAATATATATTAATACTTTTGGTACAACATCTTTAAGTAAAGGTGGAAGTGGAGATATTTTAAGTGGATTAATTGTATCTTTATTGGCACAAGGATATAGTTGTAAAGATAGTGCAATTAATGCTTCTTTGGCACATACCCTTGTAGCAAAAAAATATAGATATAACAATTATTCATTGACACCAAATGATTTAATAAAAGGAATAAAAAATATATGA
- a CDS encoding AzlD domain-containing protein translates to MNNIDILLIIIFVAIGTYTLRFSGLFLANKLKRIKHIDLLLEAIPATLLISLVVPSIIKTGIIGIIAAGVSILIMHKTKNTFLSMSIAVVIVALHRNGLLL, encoded by the coding sequence ATGAATAATATAGATATTTTATTAATAATAATTTTTGTGGCTATAGGAACTTATACTTTAAGGTTTTCTGGATTATTTTTAGCAAATAAGTTAAAAAGAATAAAACATATTGATTTATTACTAGAAGCTATTCCTGCAACTTTACTTATTTCTTTGGTTGTCCCTTCTATTATTAAAACTGGGATCATTGGTATTATTGCAGCAGGTGTAAGTATATTAATAATGCATAAAACAAAAAATACTTTTTTATCTATGAGTATTGCAGTAGTAATTGTTGCTTTACATAGGAATGGACTTCTTTTGTAA
- a CDS encoding response regulator transcription factor, with translation MESILKDLVVLYVEDQKEAQTELKHVFDKTFKKTIIANNGEEGLKLFLSHKKRNYNIDIIITDITMPKLNGIEMIKEVKKYDNNVKFVLTTAYTDVEYLLEAIELGVTAYIVKPINILKLLEKIECAYKEKIDNDKLNSIILKMKEHNIKNIDDFFTLLDDSKKENSDNIELSDGFTYNHKNKVLLKEGKVITLVNQEILLLEYFIQNPNKILTYDELLEAITVNTTNTSLNNLRTVIKSLRKKSSRELITNLSGVGYKLILNKK, from the coding sequence ATGGAATCAATATTAAAAGATTTGGTTGTACTATATGTTGAAGATCAAAAAGAAGCGCAAACAGAATTAAAACATGTTTTTGATAAAACTTTTAAAAAAACAATTATTGCAAATAATGGAGAAGAGGGGTTAAAACTTTTTTTAAGTCATAAAAAAAGAAATTATAATATAGATATTATAATTACAGATATAACAATGCCAAAGCTTAATGGTATTGAAATGATTAAAGAAGTTAAAAAATATGATAATAATGTAAAGTTTGTTTTAACAACAGCATATACTGATGTAGAGTATCTATTAGAAGCAATTGAACTAGGAGTTACTGCATACATAGTTAAACCTATAAATATATTAAAATTACTAGAAAAAATAGAGTGTGCTTATAAAGAAAAAATTGATAATGATAAATTAAATAGTATTATATTGAAGATGAAAGAGCATAATATTAAAAATATTGATGACTTCTTTACTCTATTAGACGATAGTAAAAAAGAAAATAGTGATAATATTGAGTTATCAGATGGATTTACTTATAATCATAAAAATAAAGTACTATTAAAAGAAGGGAAAGTTATAACTTTAGTAAATCAGGAAATATTATTATTGGAATATTTTATTCAAAATCCTAATAAAATATTAACATATGATGAATTATTAGAGGCTATAACTGTAAATACTACAAATACAAGTTTAAACAATCTAAGAACAGTTATAAAATCATTAAGAAAAAAATCATCTAGAGAATTAATTACTAATTTATCTGGCGTAGGATATAAATTAATTTTAAATAAAAAATAA